A region from the Beduinella massiliensis genome encodes:
- a CDS encoding TetR family transcriptional regulator, with amino-acid sequence MRKGDDRRQALLETAERLFYARGYEQTSVQDILDELHFSKGGFYHHFESKLALLEAICEERARTSCQAAQHAVDACSGSAVEKLNAFFQRSGIWQSDSTDFISLLVRVAYREDGALMREKMKQRQLELTLPILRRIVREGVAEGVFFTPAGDGMAELVLRLGLQLTDEIAFLLSAGSDESDVLNAIVDKLEIYRYAIERLLGAPFGSVTLLSVTDMAKICRSMMEERNP; translated from the coding sequence ATGCGTAAAGGCGACGACCGCAGGCAGGCGCTGCTGGAAACGGCGGAGCGGCTGTTCTATGCGCGCGGTTATGAACAGACATCCGTACAGGATATTCTGGACGAGCTGCACTTTTCCAAGGGCGGCTTTTACCATCACTTTGAGAGCAAGCTTGCGCTGCTCGAGGCGATCTGTGAGGAGCGTGCGCGGACTTCCTGCCAAGCGGCGCAACATGCGGTGGACGCCTGCAGCGGCAGCGCGGTGGAGAAGCTCAATGCGTTTTTTCAGCGCTCCGGCATTTGGCAGTCGGATTCGACGGACTTCATCAGCTTGCTGGTGCGCGTAGCTTACCGCGAGGACGGCGCTTTAATGCGCGAGAAGATGAAGCAGCGCCAGCTCGAGCTGACGCTGCCCATCCTGCGGCGCATCGTGCGCGAGGGCGTCGCAGAGGGCGTGTTCTTCACCCCGGCGGGAGACGGGATGGCGGAGCTCGTCCTGCGCCTCGGGCTGCAGCTGACCGATGAGATCGCGTTCCTGTTATCCGCGGGCTCGGACGAGAGCGACGTGCTGAACGCGATCGTGGACAAGCTGGAGATTTACCGCTACGCGATCGAACGCCTGCTGGGCGCGCCGTTTGGCTCTGTCACGCTGCTCAGCGTCACGGACATGGCGAAGATCTGCCGTTCGATGATGGAGGAGAGGAACCCGTAG
- a CDS encoding VanW family protein — protein sequence MPSQKTPGRPGGDVSRFQRPGSETSQRNTQVRRMPPPRNAYEREEKKVFPYWTIPVVFVCVGLLSLISWWVAQEYQVYQQFQEVSRQVAVDTFYPGIRVNGTDIGGMTMGEAQATLESHTNQQSEAFAIGITYGDKKWRITSEEVPIRFDTQEVLARAYALGRRGSLKQRYSDVQMLKTGGASFETGLGYDKGKVRELTDVVVARIDQPATDATLYAFDPVTKTFVFTPEQVGYAADADRLYRDVVEALDAGRYDAVVEVTGAPVQPAVTQAMLTPMFGRVSSFTTETTKDNNRNTNIALSSDALNGRVVMPGETLSFNECTGQRTKAKGYKEAGAISGGQLIDDTGGGVCQTSSTLFNAVVRANLEIVDRSQHSWPSTYVPKGEDAAVDWPRLDFVFRNNTDFPVFILAWYEDQKVTVEVYGKMLENGTTINLYSETIRTLTPSDEVIYTRDESMARGASKVAKKKRTGYVVDTYKVFYDVNGIELHREKLWQTTYRAVQKEIYYN from the coding sequence ATGCCGAGCCAGAAAACGCCGGGAAGGCCGGGCGGCGACGTCAGCCGCTTTCAGCGTCCGGGCAGCGAAACGAGCCAAAGAAACACGCAGGTGCGGCGCATGCCGCCTCCGCGGAACGCGTACGAAAGAGAAGAAAAGAAGGTCTTTCCCTATTGGACGATTCCGGTCGTCTTCGTGTGCGTAGGGCTCCTTTCCCTGATATCCTGGTGGGTCGCGCAGGAGTATCAGGTTTATCAGCAGTTTCAGGAGGTATCCCGGCAGGTGGCCGTCGATACGTTCTATCCGGGCATTCGCGTAAACGGCACGGATATCGGCGGCATGACGATGGGAGAGGCCCAGGCTACCCTGGAATCGCATACCAATCAGCAGAGCGAGGCGTTCGCCATCGGGATCACGTATGGCGACAAAAAATGGCGGATCACGTCCGAAGAGGTTCCTATCCGCTTCGATACGCAGGAAGTGCTCGCCAGAGCCTATGCGCTGGGAAGGCGCGGAAGCCTGAAACAGCGCTACAGCGACGTTCAGATGCTGAAAACCGGCGGAGCGTCCTTTGAAACGGGACTCGGATACGACAAGGGAAAGGTACGCGAGCTGACGGACGTAGTCGTCGCCCGCATCGATCAGCCTGCGACGGACGCGACGCTGTACGCCTTTGACCCAGTGACGAAGACGTTCGTCTTTACGCCGGAGCAGGTAGGTTATGCCGCAGACGCGGATAGGCTGTATCGCGACGTGGTGGAGGCGCTGGATGCCGGACGTTACGACGCGGTGGTCGAGGTTACGGGAGCGCCTGTTCAGCCAGCGGTCACCCAGGCGATGCTGACCCCGATGTTCGGACGCGTTTCCTCCTTTACGACGGAGACGACGAAGGACAACAACCGCAACACGAACATCGCGCTTTCGTCCGACGCGCTCAACGGCCGGGTGGTCATGCCCGGCGAGACGCTCTCCTTTAACGAGTGCACCGGCCAGCGCACCAAGGCCAAGGGCTACAAAGAGGCGGGCGCGATTTCCGGTGGACAGCTGATCGACGACACGGGAGGCGGCGTGTGCCAGACTTCCTCGACGCTCTTTAATGCGGTTGTCCGCGCAAACCTGGAAATCGTGGATCGTTCGCAGCATTCTTGGCCGAGCACGTATGTGCCTAAGGGCGAGGACGCGGCGGTGGACTGGCCGAGACTGGACTTCGTCTTCCGCAACAATACGGATTTCCCAGTCTTTATTCTTGCGTGGTACGAGGATCAGAAGGTCACGGTCGAGGTGTACGGCAAGATGCTGGAAAACGGCACGACGATCAACCTGTACTCCGAAACCATACGCACGCTGACGCCGTCCGACGAGGTGATTTATACCCGCGACGAGTCGATGGCCAGAGGTGCGAGCAAGGTGGCGAAGAAGAAGCGCACGGGCTATGTCGTAGATACTTATAAGGTGTTTTACGATGTAAACGGCATCGAGCTTCACCGCGAAAAATTATGGCAGACGACGTATAGAGCCGTTCAAAAGGAAATATACTATAATTAA
- a CDS encoding redox-sensing transcriptional repressor Rex gives MAYRSRVSDAVVRRLPGYYRHLRELEKAGVTRISSQELGERMGLTASQIRQDINCFGGFGQQGFGYHVSELKMRIAEILGITREYHVIIIGAGNIGRAVANYSSFAREGFKVQAMFDVSPALVGIDVHGIVVQPIEKLDGWLASHGVDIAVLAVPHAAAQQMCDRLIQGGVRAIWNFAPVDLSTPENFPVVNVHLSDTLHILSYRMHEQELLAEKGDQ, from the coding sequence ATGGCCTACCGTTCCCGCGTCTCCGACGCCGTTGTCCGCCGCCTGCCGGGCTATTACAGGCACCTGCGTGAATTGGAAAAAGCAGGCGTTACCCGAATTTCGTCTCAGGAGCTTGGCGAACGAATGGGATTAACTGCCTCGCAAATTCGGCAGGATATCAACTGCTTTGGCGGTTTTGGCCAGCAGGGGTTTGGGTACCATGTATCTGAACTGAAGATGCGCATCGCGGAAATTCTGGGAATTACGCGCGAGTATCACGTCATCATCATTGGCGCGGGCAATATCGGCCGTGCGGTGGCGAACTACTCTTCTTTTGCGCGGGAAGGCTTCAAGGTACAGGCGATGTTCGATGTATCCCCCGCGCTCGTCGGAATCGACGTGCATGGCATCGTCGTGCAGCCGATTGAAAAGCTGGATGGATGGCTCGCTTCGCACGGCGTCGACATCGCCGTGCTCGCCGTGCCCCATGCGGCGGCGCAGCAGATGTGCGACCGACTGATCCAGGGGGGCGTGCGCGCTATCTGGAATTTTGCGCCGGTCGATTTGAGTACCCCGGAAAATTTCCCCGTCGTCAATGTTCACCTGAGCGATACCCTGCATATCCTTTCCTACAGGATGCACGAGCAGGAGCTCTTGGCTGAAAAGGGCGATCAATAA
- a CDS encoding response regulator, whose product MSEKIPVVIADDDAGMRTIMRKMIERVEGFELRGEATNGRELLEKVEQEKPQLVFLDVEMPEMSGVEAARVIQDTDPSIILVFATAHDQYMADAFEVYAFDYLVKPFKLERVMKTLERAQDVLLRRAQDDPVPNPTQNAAPRARVAAGRLMLRHREGVNFVAMEDILLVQRENRATVLYMKGGGRFVTSESLGDIEARLDPEIFYRCHKSYIINLHEIDSITPYGRWTYVVRLCGTQQDALITHERYEELERLFS is encoded by the coding sequence ATGAGTGAAAAGATACCGGTGGTCATTGCAGACGACGACGCGGGCATGCGGACCATCATGCGTAAGATGATCGAGCGCGTAGAAGGCTTTGAACTGCGCGGAGAGGCGACGAACGGCAGGGAACTGCTCGAAAAAGTGGAGCAGGAAAAGCCGCAGCTCGTCTTTCTGGACGTGGAGATGCCGGAAATGAGCGGTGTGGAAGCGGCGCGCGTCATTCAGGATACGGATCCTTCCATTATTCTGGTGTTTGCAACCGCGCACGATCAGTACATGGCCGATGCGTTTGAGGTGTATGCATTCGACTATCTGGTCAAACCGTTTAAACTCGAACGCGTGATGAAGACGCTGGAGCGCGCGCAGGACGTGTTGCTGAGGCGCGCGCAGGATGATCCGGTGCCTAACCCTACGCAGAATGCCGCGCCTCGGGCGAGGGTGGCGGCGGGAAGGCTCATGCTCCGCCACCGGGAGGGCGTCAACTTCGTCGCGATGGAAGATATCCTGCTCGTTCAGCGCGAAAATCGTGCGACCGTCCTTTACATGAAGGGTGGCGGCCGATTCGTGACGAGCGAGTCGCTGGGGGACATCGAGGCGCGGCTGGATCCCGAAATTTTCTATCGCTGCCATAAGTCCTACATCATCAACTTGCACGAAATCGACAGCATCACGCCATATGGACGATGGACCTATGTGGTTCGCCTTTGCGGCACGCAGCAGGACGCGCTCATCACGCACGAACGCTATGAAGAGCTGGAACGCCTGTTTTCGTGA
- the floA gene encoding flotillin-like protein FloA (flotillin-like protein involved in membrane lipid rafts), whose amino-acid sequence MVWMVLLIVLVAVVVITFLSFVPLGLWISARASGVKVSIGTLVGMRFRRIAPARIVQPLIMAVKAGLQPDIGEMEAHFLAGGNVDRVIRALITAQGANIDLNFEEARSIDLAGRDVLQAVQMSVNPKVIETPIVAAIAKDGIELRAKARVTVRANIERLVGGAGEETIVARVGEGIVTTVGSAESHKSVLENPDLISRTVLSKGLDAGTAFEILSIDIADVDVGRNIGAQLQMDQAEADRRIAQAKAEERRAMAVAREQEMKAAVQEMQAKVVEAQAEVPRAMATALREGKMGVMDYYQMQNTIADTTMRDAIAKIGKPEGGQAEPPRPSKK is encoded by the coding sequence ATGGTCTGGATGGTTCTCTTGATTGTCCTGGTAGCGGTCGTGGTTATCACGTTCCTGAGCTTTGTACCGCTGGGACTGTGGATATCTGCCCGTGCGTCGGGCGTCAAGGTGTCGATCGGTACGCTGGTGGGCATGCGCTTTCGCCGAATCGCGCCGGCGCGCATCGTGCAACCGCTGATTATGGCCGTGAAGGCCGGTCTTCAGCCGGACATCGGCGAAATGGAAGCGCATTTCCTGGCGGGCGGCAACGTGGATCGCGTGATCCGCGCGCTGATCACGGCGCAGGGGGCGAATATCGATCTGAACTTTGAAGAGGCGCGTTCCATCGACCTGGCTGGACGCGACGTGCTACAGGCTGTGCAGATGAGCGTCAACCCCAAGGTCATCGAAACGCCGATCGTCGCGGCGATCGCCAAGGACGGCATCGAGCTTCGCGCCAAGGCCCGCGTGACCGTGCGCGCGAACATCGAACGCCTGGTCGGCGGCGCAGGCGAAGAAACGATCGTCGCCCGTGTTGGCGAGGGCATCGTAACGACGGTCGGCTCAGCCGAATCGCACAAGTCCGTCCTGGAGAACCCCGACCTGATCAGCCGTACGGTGCTTTCCAAGGGATTGGACGCGGGCACCGCGTTTGAGATCCTCTCGATCGACATCGCGGACGTAGACGTCGGGCGCAACATCGGCGCGCAGCTGCAAATGGATCAGGCGGAGGCCGACCGGCGTATCGCGCAGGCAAAGGCCGAGGAACGCCGCGCGATGGCTGTGGCGCGCGAGCAGGAAATGAAGGCCGCCGTGCAGGAGATGCAGGCGAAGGTCGTCGAGGCACAGGCGGAAGTGCCGCGCGCGATGGCGACTGCGCTTCGCGAGGGCAAGATGGGCGTCATGGATTACTATCAGATGCAGAACACCATCGCCGATACCACGATGCGCGACGCGATCGCCAAGATCGGCAAGCCCGAAGGCGGGCAGGCTGAGCCGCCGCGCCCGAGCAAGAAGTAA